A genomic window from Salvia splendens isolate huo1 chromosome 11, SspV2, whole genome shotgun sequence includes:
- the LOC121754613 gene encoding receptor-like protein EIX1, with protein MSASNPSVAILLFLISLRLTNAIFCPLTEQHSLLSFKNSLLDPHHHLSSWNHLNCCKWKGVACNNSTGHVHRLHLSGFRLTGQLNPSLANLSHLTHLDLSLNTFPQTIPPFLASLTNLEHLNLSFAGFHGNIPHALGNLTRLRSLDVAGFPNMVWGDHLNHYHSIHLAGYPEMEYVAPVTSPNVLHVDDNIQWLLRLSRLEALNMNYVNLGKAKEWLQVIITLPSLQKLHLQNCSLDYISPLSSLNVTSLTLIDLSSNNFHSLEFPSWILGLRNLGYLDLRNNSFVGPIPSSCNATKLKYIDISSNFLNSTLPSWIYNSCKELEFVYLDFNFLHGTIPRQFTNLCRVKTLSLSFNRFEGTMSDSFGNMSKCFLEGLEELNLQFNQLSGPLIDQLGEFKSLERLFLNKNLLGQLCNLERLHLGGNKLEGVVRESLFANLTKLKILTASQNELSLRLGEDWSPPFQLKQLRLGSWSLSEGSQIPSWILRQRNLSAYLDLSDTGIFSDNVPSWFWEIHFLNLSHNHLHGKIPDIRGSTENQYVYASGNEFEGSLPRVGDRLRELDLSSNSFSGGIAHFLCDDTYETYSLEILHLGDNQLSGQLPDCWMKWPSLKYINIGNNQLFGSIPTSIGLLANLLSLNLHNNGFSGRIPSSMHNCKKMLKMGLADNRLGGDIPTWIGTSLVELRILILRSNNLSGEISPELCQLSYLQILDLSNNELSGVIPRCVQNFTAMAKKKSLPDLYRLYGGEKSIYSFSIYIGGFIESALIVIKRSKLQYDTILPLVTTIDFSNNTLHGEIPTEVTCLLELGFLNLSRNELVGLVPDHIGEMMQLQSLDLSRNSLSGQIPTSLAFISTLGYLDLSYNNFTGRIPEGRQLQTFNATSFIGNHLCGQPLTANCSGEGKEEKAYSADGVEWLDVFFLFGVFSGIFNGLQCIGVEQEVERCLFWLGRKDVEQALFRSQPLRFSAAPKISATISVADKLPDATLSYLDASDELQTISIADITTNKKAILVVSSVAASFIRAMSDAAITSLS; from the exons ATGAGTGCCTCAAATCCAAGTGTGGCCATTTTATTATTTCTGATATCTCTAAGATTAACCAACGCCATATTCTGCCCGCTCACTGAACAACACTCCCTTCTAAGCTTCAAGAACTCTCTACTCGATCCCCACCACCATCTCTCCTCATGGAACCACCTCAATTGCTGCAAATGGAAGGGCGTAGCCTGCAACAACTCAACCGGCCATGTCCACCGCCTCCACCTCTCCGGTTTCCGTTTAACAGGCCAACTAAATCCATCCCTCGCCAATCTCTCCCACTTGACTCATCTCGACTTGAGCCTCAACACCTTCCCTCAAACAATCCCTCCCTTCCTCGCCTCACTCACCAATCTCGAGCACTTGAACCTCTCCTTCGCCGGCTTCCACGGAAACATCCCCCACGCCCTCGGAAACCTCACGCGCCTCCGCAGCTTAGACGTGGCCGGGTTTCCAAACATGGTGTGGGGAGATCACCTGAACCACTACCACAGCATACATCTCGCGGGCTATCCGGAGATGGAGTATGTCGCGCCTGTGACCTCTCCGAACGTATTACATGTCGACGACAACATCCAGTGGCTCTTGAGGCTTTCCAGATTGGAGGCTCTCAACATGAACTATGTGAACCTCGGAAAGGCAAAGGAGTGGCTGCAGGTGATCATCACGCTCCCTTCTTTGCAAAAGCTTCATTTGCAGAATTGCAGCCTTGATTACATATCTCCTTTGAGTAGTCTAAATGTCACATCTTTAACTCTAATTGACCTCTCGTCTAACAACTTCCACTCCTTGGAGTTTCCATCATGGATTTTGGGGTTGAGAAATCTTGGTTACCTTGATCTTAGAAACAACTCCTTTGTGGGGCCCATTCCAAGTAGTTGCAATGCTACCAAACTCAAGTATATTGATATCTCATCTAATTTTCTAAATTCAACACTTCCAAGTTGGATATACAATTCGTGTAAGGAGTTGGAATTCGTGTATTTGGATTTCAATTTCCTACATGGTACAATACCAAGACAGTTTACAAACTTGTGCAGAGTTAAGACACTGTCCTTGTCCTTCAATAGATTTGAGGGGACCATGTCTGATTCATTTGGAAATATGTCAAAATGTTTTTTGGAAGGTTTGGAAGAGCTAAATTTGCAGTTTAATCAGCTTTCCGGTCCGTTAATAGACCAACTTGGTGAATTCAAGAGCCTCGAACGTCTCTTTCTGAACAAAAATCT TTTGGGCCAGCTTTGCAATCTTGAAAGGCTTCACCTTGGTGGCAACAAGTTGGAAGGGGTTGTGAGGGAAAGTCTGTTTGCAAATCTCACAAAATTGAAGATTTTAACTGCTTCTCAAAATGAGTTGAGTTTGAGATTAGGTGAGGATTGGAGTCCCCCTTTCCAACTTAAGCAACTTAGATTAGGGTCTTGGAGCTTAAGTGAAGGCTCCCAGATTCCTTCTTGGATTCTGAGGCAGAGGAATCTTTCAGCTTATCTTGATTTGTCTGATACTGGAATCTTCTCAGATAATGTTCCTAGCTGGTTTTGGGAGATTCATTTCTTGAATCTATCTCACAATCACCTCCATGGAAAGATTCCGGATATTCGTGGCTCTACAGAAAATCAATATGTGTACGCGAGTGGTAACGAGTTTGAGGGATCTTTGCCTAGAGTTGGAGACAGACTGAGGGAGCTGGATTTATCGAGTAACTCGTTCTCTGGAGGTATAGCTCACTTTCTATGTGATGACACATACGAAACATACTCGTTGGAGATCCTTCACTTGGGAGACAATCAATTAAGTGGACAGTTGCCAGATTGTTGGATGAAATGGCCTTCTTTGAAGTATATCAACATAGGCAACAATCAACTGTTTGGAAGCATCCCAACTTCTATTGGCCTTCTTGCAAATCTGCTATCTTTGAATCTTCACAACAACGGTTTTTCAGGGCGCATACCTTCTTCGATGCACAACTGCAAGAAGATGCTGAAGATGGGGCTAGCAGATAACAGACTTGGTGGGGACATACCGACGTGGATAGGAACAAGCCTAGTCGAGCTGAGGATTCTCATACTGCGCTCAAACAATCTGAGCGGTGAGATATCGCCCGAGCTTTGCCAACTGAGCTATCTCCAAATATTGGATCTCTCAAACAACGAACTCTCGGGCGTGATACCAAGGTGTGTTCAAAACTTCACTGCCATGGCTAAGAAGAAAAGCCTGCCTGATCTGTACAGACTGTATGGTGGTGAAAAGTCCATCTATTCTTTCTCAATCTACATAGGAGGGTTTATAGAGAGTGCATTGATAGTAATAAAGAGGAGTAAACTGCAGTATGACACCATTCTTCCATTGGTCACTACTATTGATTTTTCAAACAACACTTTGCATGGAGAAATCCCAACTGAGGTGACATGTTTATTGGAATTGGGATTCCTTAATTTGTCAAGAAATGAGTTGGTTGGTTTGGTGCCTGATCATATTGGAGAAATGATGCAGTTGCAATCACTTGATCTATCAAGAAACTCTTTAAGTGGTCAAATTCCAACCAGCCTTGCATTCATATCTACTTTGGGATATCTAGACTTGTCATACAATAACTTCACAGGAAGAATTCCAGAAGGCAGACAGCTCCAAACCTTCAATGCTACTAGCTTTATCGGAAATCATCTTTGTGGGCAGCCATTGACAGCAAATTGCAGTGGTGAAGGGAAAGAGGAGAAGGCCTATTCAGCTGATGGAGTTGAGTGGttggatgttttttttttgtttggggTATTCAGTGGGATTTTCAATGGTTTGCAGTGTATTGGTGTTGAGCAAGAGGTGGAGAGATGCCTATTTTGGTTGGGGAGAAAGGATGTGGAACAAGCTCT ATTTCGATCTCAGCCCCTCCGCTTCTCCGCCGCCCCCAAAATCTCTGCCACAATCTCCGTCGCCGACAAGCTTCCTGACGCCACCCTATCCTACCTCGACGCCTCCGACGAGCTCCAGACCATCTCAATCGCCGACATCACCACGAATAAGAAGGCAATTTTGGTCGTGTCCTCCGTCGCCGCCTCCTTCATCCGCGCCATGAGCGACGCCGCCATAACCTCGCTCTCCTGA
- the LOC121754614 gene encoding receptor-like protein EIX1, with the protein MSDWVPPFRLTALKVLSWRFAGAGIPLWIESQRHMSELDLSDTGISGTIPSWFWEIPFLNLTENDLCGEIPNLSRARYVYLSSNRFSGSLPRVGDALVEMDLSDNSFSGSMTRFVCNSSYTHKVEILHLAANQLNRELPDCWKEWASLKYLNLGDNELSGVIPNSIGFLANLQSLNLYRNNFSGFIPSSLHKCNQLLKIELSENHSLQPWIGTTLVEIDQFQR; encoded by the coding sequence ATGTCGGATTGGGTCCCGCCCTTCCGCCTCACGGCTCTCAAGGTGTTGTCGTGGAGATTCGCGGGCGCGGGGATTCCATTGTGGATTGAATCTCAGAGGCACATGTCGGAGCTTGATTTGTCTGATACTGGAATCTCCGGTACCATCCCAAGCTGGTTCTGGGAGATTCCGTTCTTGAATCTGACCGAAAACGATCTCTGCGGTGAGATTCCGAATCTAAGCCGAGCTCGGTATGTATACCTGAGCTCGAACAGGTTCAGTGGCTCGCTGCCTAGAGTTGGAGATGCTTTGGTTGAGATGGACTTGTCTGACAACTCGTTCTCGGGTTCCATGACTCGGTTCGTGTGCAATAGCTCGTATACTCATAAAGTCGAGATCCTTCATTTGGCGGCAAACCAACTGAATAGAGAGTTGCCAGATTGCTGGAAGGAATGGGCGTCGCTCAAGTACTTGAATCTAGGTGATAACGAATTGTCCGGAGTCATCCCAAATTCGATAGGCTTTCTTGCAAATCTGCAGTCTTTGAATCTCTATCGCAACAATTTTTCGGGCTTCATACCTTCTTCGTTGCATAAATGCAATCAGCTGCTGAAGATTGAGCTTTCGGAGAATCATAGCTTGCAGCCGTGGATTGGAACAACCTTAGTTGAGATCGATCAATTTCAACGGTGA